One segment of Paraburkholderia sp. PGU19 DNA contains the following:
- a CDS encoding VTT domain-containing protein, with translation MWHFPTAIPASLGPWAVFLSVLVTQLGVPVPAAPMLMLAGTMAAMGQVSYAAVFCAAVGATLLADSLWFFVGRVRGRRLLNGLVRFSLSLDTTLRTARGVFERHGAPILTLAKFLPGLGLISAPLLGTTAIATSVFLFWDAVGASLWTGAYLLGGAALHDEIVQAMLLVRHNGGTIFDAFAAICVTVLLYRWVRRVQFRRLLAKTRISPDQLDTMMRSDAPPLIFDARPRSVREQEAYRIAGAYPLDLDSPDKLDAVLLAHPIVVYCVCPSEATARRIIAQLHRKGIRHAHALKGGLDAWEKRGYPVEPLPADFYASLDRLAVSVPEGEYTVRATMAG, from the coding sequence GTGTGGCATTTCCCCACCGCTATCCCCGCTTCGCTCGGCCCGTGGGCCGTGTTCCTCAGCGTGCTGGTCACGCAACTCGGCGTGCCCGTGCCGGCCGCGCCGATGCTGATGCTCGCCGGGACCATGGCGGCGATGGGGCAGGTGTCGTACGCAGCCGTGTTCTGCGCGGCCGTCGGCGCGACGCTGCTCGCCGATTCGCTGTGGTTCTTCGTCGGGCGCGTGCGCGGCCGGCGGCTGCTGAACGGGCTCGTGCGTTTTTCGCTGTCGCTCGATACGACGCTGCGCACGGCGCGCGGCGTCTTCGAGCGGCATGGCGCGCCGATTCTCACGCTCGCCAAGTTCCTGCCCGGCCTCGGCCTGATTTCCGCGCCGCTGCTCGGCACGACGGCGATTGCGACCAGCGTGTTTCTGTTCTGGGATGCCGTCGGCGCGTCGCTGTGGACGGGCGCGTATCTGCTCGGCGGCGCGGCGCTGCATGACGAGATCGTGCAGGCGATGCTGCTGGTGCGGCACAACGGCGGCACGATCTTCGACGCATTTGCTGCCATCTGCGTGACGGTGTTGCTGTACCGCTGGGTGCGGCGTGTGCAATTCCGGCGCTTGCTCGCGAAGACGCGCATCAGCCCCGACCAGCTCGACACGATGATGCGCTCGGACGCGCCACCGCTGATCTTCGATGCAAGACCGCGTAGCGTGCGCGAACAAGAGGCTTACCGGATCGCGGGCGCCTATCCGCTCGATCTCGACTCGCCGGACAAGCTCGACGCCGTGCTGCTCGCGCATCCCATCGTCGTGTATTGCGTCTGTCCGAGCGAGGCGACGGCGCGGCGCATCATCGCGCAGTTGCATCGCAAGGGTATTCGGCATGCGCATGCGTTGAAGGGCGGTCTGGATGCGTGGGAGAAACGCGGCTATCCCGTCGAGCCGTTGCCTGCTGATTTCTACGCGTCGCTCGATCGGCTCGCGGTCTCGGTACCGGAAGGCGAATACACGGTGCGCGCGACGATGGCGGGCTGA
- a CDS encoding response regulator, which translates to MAAYKFKLLIVDDDVATVRIMSDMLSDYGERRFALSGEMGLLLARQSTPDLILLDASMPGMTGFDFCEILKADSELAKIPVIFVTSHDAPALEIDAFRLGAADYVTKPLNATQLRARVETQLRRRLKILNQSESFRAGLFLPPTLGALPDNILVVDSDPGRLNRLQDLLHDLGRCTLATTGAQGLERALHSLPTVILVDAALPDTSGLQLCAALKKEPRLEGVPVLLMTDGAASDHADYERALLNGLADSVLNRAQPTVLKARVKQAMASVHADQRRIGAMREYWLAVEKAARRVERKDGEGTVPD; encoded by the coding sequence ATGGCAGCGTACAAGTTCAAGCTCCTGATCGTCGACGACGACGTCGCGACCGTGCGCATCATGAGCGATATGCTTTCTGATTACGGAGAACGGCGCTTTGCGCTGTCGGGCGAAATGGGCTTGTTGCTTGCGCGGCAATCCACGCCCGACCTGATTCTGCTCGACGCGAGCATGCCCGGCATGACGGGCTTCGACTTCTGCGAAATCCTGAAGGCCGACAGCGAACTCGCGAAAATCCCGGTGATCTTCGTCACGAGCCACGACGCGCCCGCGCTCGAAATCGATGCGTTCCGGCTCGGCGCAGCCGATTACGTGACAAAGCCGCTGAACGCAACCCAGTTGCGCGCGCGCGTCGAGACGCAGTTGCGCAGGCGGCTCAAGATCCTGAACCAGTCGGAAAGCTTTCGCGCCGGTCTGTTCCTGCCGCCCACGCTCGGCGCATTGCCCGACAACATTCTGGTCGTCGACAGCGATCCCGGCCGGTTGAACCGTCTGCAGGACCTGCTGCACGATCTGGGCCGCTGCACGTTGGCGACGACGGGCGCGCAAGGTCTCGAACGCGCGCTGCACAGCCTGCCGACCGTGATCCTCGTGGACGCCGCGTTGCCGGACACGAGCGGCTTGCAGCTATGCGCGGCGTTGAAGAAGGAGCCGAGGCTCGAAGGCGTGCCCGTGCTGTTGATGACGGACGGCGCGGCCAGTGACCACGCCGACTATGAACGCGCGCTGCTGAATGGCCTCGCCGACAGCGTGCTGAATCGCGCGCAACCCACCGTGCTCAAGGCGCGCGTGAAGCAGGCGATGGCATCGGTGCACGCGGACCAGAGACGGATCGGCGCGATGCGCGAATACTGGCTCGCCGTGGAGAAAGCCGCACGGCGCGTTGAACGCAAGGACGGCGAAGGGACGGTGCCTGATTGA
- a CDS encoding acyclic terpene utilization AtuA family protein, giving the protein MTANQHERRVRLGAGAGYSGDRIEPAVELAEHGQLDFLVFECLAERTIAIAQQAKRKDPQLGYDPLLEARMRAVLPVAARNGVRIISNMGAANPHAAARKTAQIAQSLGLGGLKIAAVSGDDVLDVVLQGQFRFEESGDDVAAYRERIVSANAYLGAAPIVAALDAGADLVLTGRVADPSLFTAPLIHAFGWRMNDWTTLGQATVVGHLLECAGQITGGYFADPGYKDVPNLARLGFPIGEVTADGAVTITKVPHAGGRVSAATCKEQLIYEIHDPARYLQPDVVADFTQVEVAEGAVDRVRVTGGKGTARTDTLKVSVAYADGYIGEGQISYGGPGAVARARLALDIVRERLALTGVAASELRFDLIGVDSLYGETAADQRGEPYEVRVRVAGRTATAQEALRIGNEVETLYTNGPAGGGGVTKSTREVLAVQSVLLPRDDVKPAFAFVEA; this is encoded by the coding sequence ATGACAGCAAATCAGCACGAACGACGCGTCAGGCTCGGAGCCGGCGCAGGTTACTCGGGCGACCGTATCGAGCCCGCCGTCGAACTGGCGGAGCACGGGCAACTCGACTTTCTCGTGTTCGAGTGCCTGGCTGAGCGGACCATCGCGATCGCGCAGCAGGCGAAACGCAAAGACCCGCAACTCGGCTACGATCCGCTGCTCGAAGCGCGCATGCGCGCCGTGCTGCCCGTCGCCGCGCGTAACGGCGTGCGGATCATCTCGAACATGGGCGCGGCCAATCCGCATGCGGCTGCGCGCAAGACGGCGCAGATCGCGCAATCGCTCGGGCTGGGCGGACTGAAGATCGCGGCCGTGAGCGGCGACGATGTGCTCGACGTCGTGCTGCAAGGCCAGTTCCGCTTCGAGGAATCGGGCGATGACGTCGCGGCGTATCGCGAGCGCATCGTGTCGGCAAATGCCTATCTGGGCGCGGCGCCCATCGTCGCCGCGCTCGATGCGGGCGCCGATCTCGTGCTGACGGGCCGCGTCGCCGATCCGTCCTTGTTCACCGCGCCGCTGATCCACGCGTTCGGCTGGCGCATGAATGACTGGACGACGCTCGGCCAGGCGACTGTTGTCGGGCATCTGCTCGAATGCGCGGGGCAGATCACGGGCGGCTATTTCGCCGATCCCGGATACAAGGACGTGCCGAATCTTGCGCGGCTCGGTTTCCCCATCGGCGAAGTCACGGCGGACGGCGCGGTCACGATTACGAAAGTGCCGCACGCGGGCGGCCGCGTCAGCGCGGCGACCTGCAAAGAGCAACTGATCTACGAGATTCACGACCCGGCTCGCTATCTGCAACCGGATGTAGTCGCCGACTTCACGCAAGTCGAAGTCGCAGAAGGCGCGGTGGACCGCGTGCGCGTGACGGGCGGCAAGGGCACGGCGCGCACGGACACGCTGAAGGTGTCGGTGGCTTATGCGGACGGCTATATCGGCGAAGGGCAGATTTCGTACGGCGGGCCGGGCGCCGTCGCGCGCGCACGGCTCGCGCTCGACATCGTGCGAGAACGGCTCGCGCTGACGGGCGTGGCCGCGAGCGAACTGCGCTTCGATCTGATCGGCGTCGATTCGCTTTACGGCGAGACAGCCGCCGACCAACGCGGCGAGCCCTACGAAGTGCGCGTGCGCGTCGCCGGACGCACGGCCACGGCGCAGGAAGCGCTACGCATCGGCAACGAAGTCGAAACGCTTTATACGAACGGACCGGCGGGCGGAGGCGGCGTCACGAAATCGACGCGCGAGGTGCTCGCGGTGCAATCCGTGCTGTTGCCGCGCGACGATGTGAAGCCGGCATTTGCTTTCGTGGAGGCTTGA
- a CDS encoding gamma-glutamyltransferase family protein translates to MTSFNWQNPYPTLRMPVFARNIVSTSQPLAAQAGLRMLWKGGNAVDAAIAAAAAITVVEPVSNGLGSDAFALVWDGKKLHGLNASGVAPAAWNVDYFKRKYGENNGIATQPVRGWDTVTVPGAIAGWEALHKKFGSLPFADLMEPAIEIAERGHAVASVVARKWAAAVPELKNQPGFADAFMPHGRAPEVSELIRMPGHAKTLRLLAEKGPRAYYEGEIAERIAAFAREHGGAMTFDDLSNYQPEWVEPIGKDYRGYTVHEIPPNGQGIAALIALGILEQFDVASMKLDGIESQHLQIEAMKLAFADVYRYVADPRSMEVTPEQMLDDAYLKSRAKLIDPKRATQFDFGMPKTGGTIYMSAADERGMMVSFIQSNYMGFGSGCVVPGMGISLQNRGCGFSMDPKSPNVVEGGKRPFHTIIPAFLTQQVNGQQEAVMSFGVMGGDMQPQGHLQTVVRMLDYGQQPQAACDAPRWKVNRDFSIDIEHTLDPRTARELEGLGHTIKSIDDPYMDFGSGQFIWKLDRNEPDRGYVAASDSRRDGLAAGF, encoded by the coding sequence ATGACAAGCTTCAACTGGCAGAACCCGTATCCCACGCTGCGCATGCCCGTGTTCGCGCGCAACATAGTCTCGACTTCGCAGCCGCTTGCCGCGCAGGCCGGCCTGCGCATGCTGTGGAAAGGCGGCAATGCCGTCGATGCCGCAATCGCGGCGGCTGCGGCGATCACCGTCGTCGAGCCGGTATCGAACGGTCTGGGCAGCGATGCATTCGCGCTCGTCTGGGACGGCAAAAAGCTGCATGGGCTGAACGCGTCGGGCGTCGCGCCTGCCGCGTGGAATGTCGATTACTTCAAGCGCAAATACGGCGAGAACAACGGTATCGCGACGCAGCCCGTGCGTGGCTGGGACACGGTGACGGTGCCGGGCGCGATCGCGGGCTGGGAAGCGCTGCACAAGAAGTTCGGCTCGCTGCCGTTCGCGGACCTGATGGAGCCCGCCATTGAAATCGCCGAACGCGGCCACGCAGTGGCGAGCGTCGTCGCGCGCAAGTGGGCGGCCGCCGTGCCCGAACTGAAGAACCAGCCGGGTTTCGCCGATGCGTTCATGCCGCACGGCCGCGCGCCCGAAGTCAGCGAACTGATCCGCATGCCGGGCCACGCGAAGACCCTGCGCCTGCTCGCCGAAAAAGGCCCGCGCGCCTACTACGAAGGCGAAATCGCCGAGCGCATCGCGGCATTCGCGCGCGAACACGGCGGCGCGATGACGTTCGACGATCTGAGCAACTATCAGCCGGAGTGGGTCGAGCCGATCGGCAAGGATTATCGCGGCTACACGGTGCACGAGATTCCGCCGAACGGGCAGGGCATCGCCGCGTTGATCGCGCTCGGCATTCTCGAACAGTTCGACGTGGCGTCGATGAAGCTCGACGGCATCGAATCGCAGCACCTGCAGATCGAAGCGATGAAGCTCGCCTTCGCGGACGTCTACCGTTATGTCGCCGATCCGCGTTCGATGGAAGTGACGCCCGAGCAGATGCTCGACGACGCCTACCTGAAATCGCGCGCGAAGCTGATCGACCCGAAGCGTGCGACGCAGTTCGACTTCGGCATGCCGAAGACGGGCGGCACGATCTATATGTCGGCGGCGGACGAGCGCGGCATGATGGTCAGCTTCATCCAGTCGAACTACATGGGTTTCGGTTCGGGTTGCGTCGTGCCTGGCATGGGCATTTCGCTGCAAAACCGTGGCTGCGGCTTTTCGATGGACCCGAAGTCGCCGAACGTGGTCGAAGGCGGCAAGCGCCCGTTCCACACGATCATCCCGGCGTTCCTCACGCAGCAGGTGAACGGCCAGCAGGAAGCGGTGATGAGCTTCGGCGTGATGGGCGGCGACATGCAGCCGCAAGGCCATCTGCAGACCGTCGTGCGGATGCTCGACTACGGCCAGCAGCCGCAGGCCGCGTGCGACGCGCCGCGCTGGAAGGTCAACCGCGACTTCTCGATCGATATCGAGCACACGCTCGATCCGCGCACCGCGCGCGAACTGGAAGGCCTCGGCCACACGATCAAGTCGATCGACGATCCGTATATGGATTTCGGCTCCGGCCAGTTCATCTGGAAGCTCGACCGCAACGAGCCGGATCGTGGCTATGTCGCTGCGAGCGACAGCCGGCGCGACGGACTCGCGGCGGGGTTCTAA
- a CDS encoding LysR family transcriptional regulator, with protein MDLNLRDIRAFVTVAHAGNFTRAAARLHLSQPALTVQIRRLEETVGARLFDRNSRTVALTQTGRELLPLLQRSLDDMERVLRDARALGEGSSGTVRLACLPTFAASALPDLIQMFRKRVPQAQFQIRDVVASTVNALVRNEEADIGLTGGDTFDAALEVLVEGADRLVVVCPKDHALARKRRVSFGDVAASPLVLTAQGTSVRSVVDAALEQAGCAPDIACEPTYMMTAVAMVRGGLGVTILPATAREVLAERDLIARPIDDPSFVRPIALIKKRGRTLPRVAEDFVTLIAKRMK; from the coding sequence ATGGATCTGAATCTCCGCGACATCCGCGCATTCGTCACGGTCGCTCACGCGGGCAATTTCACGCGCGCCGCCGCCCGGTTGCATCTGTCGCAGCCGGCGCTCACCGTGCAGATACGGCGGCTCGAAGAGACCGTCGGCGCGCGGCTGTTCGACCGCAATAGCCGCACCGTGGCGCTCACGCAGACGGGCCGCGAGTTGCTGCCGCTTCTGCAGCGCTCGCTCGACGACATGGAGCGCGTGCTGCGCGACGCCCGCGCGCTCGGCGAGGGATCGAGCGGCACGGTGCGCCTCGCGTGTCTGCCGACGTTCGCGGCGAGCGCGCTGCCCGATCTGATCCAGATGTTCAGAAAGCGTGTGCCGCAGGCGCAGTTCCAGATTCGCGACGTCGTCGCGAGCACGGTGAATGCGCTCGTGCGCAATGAAGAGGCCGATATCGGCCTGACGGGCGGCGATACCTTCGACGCAGCGCTCGAAGTGCTGGTCGAAGGCGCTGACCGGCTCGTGGTGGTGTGCCCGAAAGACCATGCGCTGGCCCGCAAGCGCCGCGTGTCGTTCGGCGACGTCGCCGCATCGCCGCTCGTGCTGACGGCGCAAGGCACGAGCGTTCGCAGCGTCGTCGATGCGGCGCTCGAGCAGGCCGGCTGCGCGCCCGACATCGCCTGCGAGCCGACCTACATGATGACGGCCGTCGCGATGGTGCGCGGCGGCCTTGGCGTGACTATCCTGCCCGCGACGGCCCGCGAGGTGCTGGCCGAACGCGATCTGATCGCAAGACCCATCGACGATCCTTCGTTCGTGCGGCCCATCGCGTTGATCAAGAAGCGCGGCCGCACCTTGCCCCGCGTCGCCGAAGACTTCGTGACACTGATCGCGAAACGCATGAAGTGA
- a CDS encoding citrate:proton symporter — translation MLPLLGLVTIAVLLGAILSKRMSPLVALIIVPIAASLIGGFGLQTSKFVVDGLKSLAPVVGMFVFAILYFGTITDAGTLDPIIDRILRAVGTRPTRIVMGTTLLALLIHLDGSGAVCFLVTIPAMLPLYERLQMDKRVLAAAVSLAAGINFLPWTGPMIRASASLHLPVSALFNPLIPVQAIGLVFVFGTAYWLGRREEKRLGVSGAAGAIPMPQRELTPEEQALRRPQNFWFNIVLTVIVLGTMVVMGEKIPPAIMFMVGLCIALMVNYPNVDMQRKRIDAHARAALMMAGILLAAGVFTGVMQGSGMLKAMAQAAVGFVPPGMAGHIPVVLGLLSMPLSMLFDPDSFYFGVLPVIAEVAGQLGVPSVHVGQAALLGQMTTGFPVSPLTPATFLVVGLCGIELAEHQKFTFPLLFGASIVMTIACVVLGIFSL, via the coding sequence ATGCTGCCTTTACTGGGGCTCGTCACTATCGCCGTATTGCTCGGCGCCATTCTCTCGAAGCGCATGTCGCCGCTCGTCGCGCTGATCATCGTGCCCATTGCGGCGTCGCTGATCGGCGGCTTCGGGCTGCAGACCAGCAAGTTCGTCGTCGACGGGTTGAAGAGCCTGGCGCCCGTGGTCGGCATGTTCGTGTTCGCGATCCTGTACTTCGGCACGATCACGGACGCGGGCACGCTCGATCCCATCATCGACCGGATTCTGCGGGCCGTCGGCACGCGGCCGACGCGCATCGTGATGGGCACCACGCTGCTGGCGCTGCTTATCCATCTGGACGGCTCGGGCGCCGTCTGCTTTCTCGTCACGATTCCGGCGATGCTGCCGCTCTACGAGCGCCTGCAGATGGACAAGCGTGTGCTGGCGGCGGCCGTGTCGCTGGCGGCGGGCATCAACTTCCTGCCGTGGACTGGGCCGATGATCCGCGCGTCCGCGTCGCTGCATCTGCCCGTCTCGGCGCTGTTCAATCCATTGATTCCCGTGCAGGCGATCGGCCTCGTGTTCGTGTTCGGCACGGCGTACTGGCTGGGGCGGCGCGAAGAGAAACGGCTCGGTGTGTCGGGCGCGGCTGGCGCGATTCCGATGCCGCAACGCGAGCTGACGCCCGAGGAACAGGCGCTGCGCCGCCCGCAGAACTTCTGGTTCAACATCGTGCTGACGGTGATCGTGCTCGGCACGATGGTCGTGATGGGCGAGAAGATTCCGCCCGCGATCATGTTCATGGTCGGCCTGTGCATCGCGCTGATGGTCAACTATCCGAACGTCGACATGCAGCGCAAGCGTATCGACGCCCACGCACGCGCCGCGCTGATGATGGCGGGCATTTTGCTCGCGGCCGGCGTGTTCACGGGGGTCATGCAGGGCAGCGGCATGCTGAAAGCGATGGCGCAGGCGGCCGTCGGCTTCGTGCCGCCCGGCATGGCGGGTCACATTCCCGTCGTGCTCGGCCTGCTTTCGATGCCGCTCAGCATGCTGTTCGACCCCGATTCGTTCTATTTCGGCGTGCTGCCCGTGATCGCCGAAGTGGCGGGGCAACTCGGTGTGCCGTCCGTGCACGTCGGCCAGGCGGCGCTGCTCGGCCAGATGACGACGGGCTTTCCCGTCAGTCCGTTGACGCCTGCGACGTTTCTCGTGGTCGGACTGTGCGGGATCGAACTCGCCGAGCATCAGAAGTTCACGTTCCCGCTGCTGTTTGGCGCGTCGATCGTGATGACGATTGCGTGCGTCGTGCTCGGTATTTTTTCGTTGTGA